The Planctomycetia bacterium genome window below encodes:
- a CDS encoding fumarylacetoacetate hydrolase family protein has product MQQLVRFADAEGQPQLGILESQRVFPVAAVRPELRLFDVLEDAEPARVVAELRESLSEWIALEDVRLLAPIDNQEVWAAGVTYKRSQKARMDESEGAARFYDMVYTAPRPELFFKATPHRVAGPEQPVRIHSDSKWNVPEPEFTLVLNSRLELVGYTIGNDMSSRDIEGENPLYLPQAKVYDGCCGLGPAVTLIDDLPPLPEVGIRLKITRAGAEAFSGRTDLGQMARTFDDLIGYLGRDNSFPNGAFLLTGTGLVPPNEFTLAVGDIVEIEIDAIGRLMNPVEQG; this is encoded by the coding sequence ATGCAGCAGCTTGTTCGTTTCGCCGACGCCGAGGGGCAACCGCAACTGGGCATTTTGGAATCGCAACGCGTCTTTCCGGTCGCCGCCGTACGGCCCGAGTTGCGGCTGTTCGATGTGCTCGAAGACGCCGAGCCGGCACGGGTCGTGGCAGAGCTACGGGAATCGCTCAGTGAGTGGATCGCACTTGAGGACGTGCGGCTGCTGGCACCCATCGATAACCAGGAAGTCTGGGCGGCCGGCGTCACGTACAAGCGCAGCCAAAAGGCGCGGATGGACGAATCCGAAGGGGCCGCGCGCTTCTACGACATGGTCTACACCGCGCCGCGCCCGGAGTTGTTCTTCAAAGCGACGCCGCATCGCGTCGCTGGCCCGGAGCAACCTGTCCGCATCCACAGCGACTCGAAGTGGAACGTGCCGGAGCCGGAATTCACGCTGGTGCTCAATTCGCGTTTGGAACTGGTCGGCTACACCATTGGCAACGACATGAGTTCCCGAGATATCGAGGGCGAAAACCCGCTTTATCTGCCGCAAGCCAAGGTCTACGACGGCTGCTGCGGGCTCGGTCCGGCCGTCACCTTGATCGACGACCTACCGCCGCTTCCGGAAGTCGGCATCCGCTTGAAGATCACCCGTGCCGGCGCGGAAGCGTTCTCGGGTCGCACCGATCTGGGACAAATGGCCCGTACGTTCGACGATCTGATCGGCTACCTGGGCCGCGACAACTCCTTCCCGAACGGGGCCTTTCTGCTCACCGGCACTGGCCTGGTGCCGCCGAACGAGTTCACACTGGCGGTCGGCGATATCGTGGAAATCGAGATCGACGCCATCGGTCGCCTGATGAACCCGGTTGAACAGGGATAG
- a CDS encoding PQQ-binding-like beta-propeller repeat protein has product MNSFARCVLLASILAESFLLSSTMVKAGDWPQILGPARNGIAVDERLAATWPGNGPKLLWQREVGAGLAGPAVMGERVILFHRVGDEEVVECLAAADGAPQWRTAFPASYAGGYHADNGPRCVPTIAGDRVFLLGAAGDLHCVALTDGKALWSRALNEDYKVRDAYFGVGSAPLVVGDRVLVNVGGKAAAGIVALAVSDGKTLWTATNDEASYAAPTLVTLGGKARALFVTRMNVVAIAPENGHVLFQFPFGRSGPTVNAATPLVLGDLLFCSASYGVGAVAAQMDANGAKELWRRDDVMSSQYATCIAKDGLLYGVDGREDVGVARLRCFNPVDGNVKWTEEGYGVATLVLAGDKALALKTSGQLVLFQPSPQGYEALAETQLFETTTQPLPALANGRLFARDMKVLKCLAVGE; this is encoded by the coding sequence GTGAATTCCTTCGCACGCTGCGTTTTGCTCGCGTCGATTCTTGCCGAATCGTTTTTGCTTTCCTCAACGATGGTGAAAGCCGGCGATTGGCCGCAGATTCTTGGCCCGGCGCGGAATGGCATCGCCGTTGACGAGCGGTTGGCCGCGACATGGCCGGGCAATGGGCCGAAGCTGTTATGGCAGCGCGAAGTCGGCGCCGGGCTGGCCGGGCCGGCCGTGATGGGCGAGCGCGTGATTCTGTTTCATCGCGTGGGGGACGAGGAGGTTGTCGAGTGCCTCGCCGCGGCGGATGGCGCCCCGCAATGGCGCACCGCGTTTCCGGCCAGTTACGCCGGCGGCTATCACGCCGACAACGGCCCGCGCTGCGTTCCGACGATTGCCGGCGACCGCGTGTTTCTCCTGGGCGCCGCCGGCGACTTGCATTGCGTCGCCTTGACTGACGGTAAGGCTTTGTGGTCCCGCGCGCTCAACGAAGATTACAAGGTCCGCGACGCGTACTTCGGCGTCGGCAGCGCGCCGCTGGTCGTCGGGGATCGCGTACTGGTGAACGTGGGGGGCAAAGCGGCGGCGGGGATCGTCGCGCTGGCCGTGAGCGACGGCAAAACATTGTGGACCGCCACAAACGACGAAGCCAGCTACGCCGCGCCGACGTTGGTCACGTTGGGCGGAAAGGCGCGGGCGCTATTCGTCACGCGCATGAACGTAGTGGCGATCGCGCCGGAGAACGGGCACGTATTGTTTCAATTCCCGTTCGGCAGATCCGGACCGACGGTAAACGCCGCTACGCCGCTGGTGCTGGGCGATCTATTATTCTGCTCGGCCAGCTACGGCGTCGGCGCGGTGGCGGCGCAGATGGATGCAAACGGAGCGAAAGAACTCTGGCGGCGCGACGACGTGATGTCGAGCCAATACGCGACGTGTATCGCGAAAGACGGGTTACTCTATGGCGTCGACGGGCGCGAAGACGTGGGCGTGGCGCGGCTCCGCTGCTTCAACCCGGTGGACGGCAACGTGAAATGGACCGAGGAAGGCTACGGCGTCGCCACGCTGGTGCTGGCCGGCGACAAGGCGCTGGCGCTCAAGACGAGCGGCCAACTGGTGCTGTTTCAACCGTCACCGCAGGGTTATGAGGCACTCGCGGAAACGCAGTTGTTCGAAACCACGACGCAGCCGCTGCCGGCGCTGGCGAATGGGAGGCTGTTTGCCCGAGATATGAAGGTTTTGAAGTGCCTGGCGGTCGGGGAGTGA
- a CDS encoding metal-dependent hydrolase, producing MSAQLTWLGHGSWLIETAGHKLLLDPFLDDSPTAPVRAADVSAEFILVSHGHFDHVADVKKIAERTGAKLIANYEICEWFQQQGVKHVDPMNIGGATKQPFGRVKLTVAHHSSTMPDGAAGGDPGGFLLELPGARIYFACDTALFSDMKLIGAGGLDLAVLPIGDRYTMGPDDAIVAIDLLQPKRVAPAHYNTWPPIAQDVHAWAHRVRIETHAIPIVVEPGGKFSLDG from the coding sequence ATGTCTGCTCAACTCACCTGGCTTGGTCACGGATCTTGGTTGATTGAAACGGCGGGGCACAAGTTGCTGCTCGATCCGTTTCTCGACGATTCCCCCACCGCCCCGGTGCGCGCCGCGGATGTGTCGGCCGAGTTCATTCTCGTCTCGCACGGGCATTTCGATCACGTCGCCGATGTCAAGAAAATCGCCGAGCGGACCGGCGCGAAGTTGATTGCCAACTACGAAATCTGCGAGTGGTTCCAGCAGCAAGGCGTCAAGCACGTTGATCCGATGAACATCGGTGGCGCGACGAAGCAACCGTTCGGCCGCGTCAAACTCACGGTGGCCCATCACAGCTCGACGATGCCCGACGGCGCGGCGGGCGGCGATCCCGGCGGGTTCCTGCTAGAACTGCCCGGCGCGCGGATTTATTTCGCCTGCGATACGGCGCTCTTCAGCGACATGAAACTGATCGGCGCCGGCGGGCTCGACCTGGCGGTGCTGCCGATCGGCGACCGCTACACGATGGGCCCCGACGACGCGATTGTGGCCATCGATCTCCTCCAGCCGAAACGCGTCGCCCCGGCGCACTACAACACCTGGCCCCCCATCGCCCAAGACGTCCACGCCTGGGCCCACCGCGTACGGATCGAAACGCACGCCATCCCCATCGTGGTCGAACCCGGCGGCAAGTTCAGCTTGGATGGCTAA
- a CDS encoding glucose-6-phosphate isomerase: MSARTMEPLSYDPRGAFLETTGIAPADLEALRPRLLKARDEVLSDAELWAKGAAVPEAKHPLDAGFTFLPDRLLAEYRDQGATSEVGRIIAAANRIAEAVDRIVVLGIGGSYMGARALLESCCHAYHNELPRAARDARPRISFEGNNVDNDASQGLLDLLGRGAEAKSVDDRWGILVISKSGGTLETAAAFRQFLAALRQSTGRDANRLAQLVVPVTGPSGRLFDLAKALGCPDVFNIPDGVGGRFSIFTAVGLLPAAVLGLDIVKLLEGAALANAHFQTQPPGHNVALDYVGVCHLMEEKRGATIRLLSTWGKGLEAAGLWYDQLLSESLGKQEKGATPITVVNTRDLHSRGQQHQEGKRDKLVTNVIVDRYNRDRLAIGRSDLDQDKLNELADKTLPDVMAAAIAGTNEAYREDGRPTTDLHLPRLDEATMGQFFQMLMLATATEGRLIGINPYGQPGVEGYKKHMNAFLRGKK, encoded by the coding sequence ATGTCCGCACGCACAATGGAACCGCTCAGTTACGATCCGCGCGGCGCTTTTCTCGAAACCACTGGGATTGCGCCCGCCGACTTAGAGGCGCTGCGCCCGCGGCTGCTCAAGGCGCGCGACGAAGTGCTGAGTGATGCCGAATTGTGGGCGAAAGGCGCCGCGGTTCCCGAAGCGAAGCATCCGTTGGACGCCGGCTTCACGTTCTTGCCGGATCGTTTGCTCGCCGAGTATCGCGACCAGGGCGCCACCAGCGAAGTGGGCCGCATCATTGCCGCGGCGAACCGCATTGCCGAAGCCGTCGATCGCATCGTCGTCCTGGGCATCGGCGGCTCCTACATGGGCGCGCGGGCGCTGCTGGAATCGTGCTGCCACGCGTATCACAACGAATTGCCGCGCGCGGCTCGCGACGCCCGGCCGAGGATTTCGTTCGAAGGAAACAACGTCGATAACGACGCCTCGCAAGGATTGCTCGATCTCTTGGGTCGCGGCGCGGAAGCCAAGAGCGTCGACGATCGCTGGGGCATCCTCGTGATCAGCAAGTCCGGCGGCACGCTGGAAACCGCCGCCGCCTTCCGGCAGTTTCTCGCCGCGCTCCGGCAATCGACCGGACGGGACGCGAATCGCTTGGCGCAGTTGGTCGTCCCCGTGACCGGGCCGAGCGGGCGGCTGTTCGATCTGGCGAAAGCGCTCGGCTGTCCCGATGTGTTCAATATTCCCGACGGCGTCGGCGGGCGGTTTTCGATTTTCACCGCGGTCGGCCTGTTGCCGGCGGCGGTGCTGGGCTTGGACATCGTCAAGCTGCTGGAAGGCGCCGCGCTGGCGAACGCGCACTTTCAAACGCAGCCGCCGGGGCACAACGTGGCGCTCGATTACGTCGGCGTCTGCCATCTGATGGAAGAAAAACGCGGCGCCACGATTCGCTTGCTTTCCACTTGGGGCAAGGGACTCGAAGCCGCGGGGCTGTGGTACGACCAGCTCCTCTCCGAAAGTCTCGGCAAACAGGAAAAAGGCGCCACGCCGATCACCGTCGTCAACACGCGCGACCTGCACTCGCGCGGGCAGCAACATCAAGAAGGCAAGCGCGACAAGCTGGTCACGAATGTGATCGTCGATCGTTACAACCGCGATCGCCTGGCCATCGGGCGTTCCGACTTGGATCAAGACAAGCTCAACGAACTCGCCGACAAGACATTGCCGGACGTGATGGCGGCCGCGATCGCCGGCACCAACGAGGCCTATCGCGAAGACGGACGCCCCACCACCGACCTGCATCTGCCGCGGCTGGACGAAGCCACGATGGGCCAGTTTTTCCAGATGCTCATGCTCGCCACCGCCACCGAAGGCCGCCTGATCGGCATCAACCCTTATGGCCAGCCCGGCGTGGAAGGCTACAAGAAACACATGAATGCGTTCTTGCGAGGAAAGAAGTGA
- a CDS encoding ABC-2 family transporter protein: MSPAYFRVFLTFARNSLVRDMTYRSNFLINALTSVCWMAMNLGFYVLVFSTVEVGGMKLDLGAGGWGRYQFFVFIATSMIINSLVQTFFMPNAEEFSELIRTGGLDFALLKPIDTQFLISLQRIEWASLANFVFGLLLLGYALLRLDYTPGPVSIVLYALYILCGVAILYSLTVALAATSIWLGRNQSLYDFWFYLTNFSRYPMEIYGGNAMGVGLQWLFTFLIPVLVVVNIPARLFTRPLSEQSWPLALFTIVATALSFIGSRWVFRRALLSYRSASS, encoded by the coding sequence ATGTCCCCCGCTTATTTCCGCGTTTTCCTGACGTTTGCCCGCAATAGTCTCGTGCGGGATATGACGTACCGGTCGAACTTTCTGATCAACGCCTTGACCAGCGTGTGCTGGATGGCGATGAATCTGGGGTTCTACGTGCTCGTATTCTCCACCGTCGAAGTGGGGGGCATGAAGCTCGATTTGGGGGCCGGCGGTTGGGGGCGTTATCAGTTTTTCGTGTTCATCGCCACCTCGATGATCATCAACAGCCTGGTGCAAACGTTTTTCATGCCGAACGCCGAGGAGTTCAGCGAATTGATCCGCACGGGCGGGCTCGATTTCGCGCTGCTGAAACCGATCGATACGCAGTTCCTGATTTCGCTGCAACGCATTGAATGGGCGTCGCTCGCCAACTTCGTGTTCGGCCTGCTGTTGCTGGGCTACGCACTTTTGCGATTGGACTACACGCCTGGGCCCGTGTCGATCGTGCTCTACGCTTTGTACATCCTCTGCGGCGTGGCGATTCTCTACAGCCTGACCGTGGCGCTGGCGGCCACCAGTATTTGGCTGGGGCGCAATCAATCGCTGTACGATTTCTGGTTCTACCTGACGAACTTCTCGCGCTACCCGATGGAAATCTACGGCGGCAACGCGATGGGCGTCGGGCTGCAATGGTTGTTCACGTTCCTGATTCCCGTCTTGGTCGTCGTGAACATTCCGGCGCGGCTGTTCACTCGGCCATTGTCGGAGCAGTCCTGGCCACTGGCGCTATTCACCATCGTGGCGACCGCGCTCAGTTTTATCGGCTCCCGCTGGGTCTTTCGCCGCGCACTCTTGAGCTACCGCAGCGCGAGTAGCTGA
- a CDS encoding BMC domain-containing protein: MPLALLEVSNLTPSLLVADHAAKAAGVRIVAIESTDSPAQCIILEGEVDAVQAAGEAGVALAQRMGATSLLTILSGPTAEVVRLAHAKPVYSPLLEIYDARIPREEHMTTPDAIGLLETQGLVAALHATDEMLKSASVTLVGKEKIGAAYVTIVVRGDVAAVQAAIAAGKQTVERLGGKLIMADVIPRPHQELLALLPK; this comes from the coding sequence ATGCCACTCGCCCTGCTCGAAGTCAGCAATCTCACTCCCTCGCTGTTGGTCGCGGACCATGCGGCGAAGGCGGCTGGCGTGCGGATTGTGGCGATCGAGAGCACGGACAGTCCGGCCCAGTGCATTATTCTGGAAGGGGAAGTCGACGCCGTGCAGGCGGCCGGCGAGGCTGGCGTGGCGTTGGCCCAGCGGATGGGCGCGACTTCGCTGCTGACCATTCTTTCCGGACCGACGGCTGAGGTCGTCCGCCTCGCTCACGCCAAACCGGTTTACAGTCCGCTGTTGGAAATCTACGACGCCCGCATTCCTCGTGAGGAACACATGACGACGCCCGACGCCATCGGACTATTGGAAACGCAAGGCCTGGTGGCCGCCCTGCACGCCACGGACGAGATGCTGAAAAGCGCTTCGGTCACGTTGGTGGGCAAAGAGAAAATCGGCGCGGCCTACGTGACGATCGTCGTCCGCGGCGACGTCGCGGCGGTGCAAGCGGCGATCGCCGCCGGCAAGCAAACCGTGGAACGCCTCGGCGGCAAATTGATTATGGCCGACGTGATCCCGCGCCCGCATCAGGAGTTGTTGGCGCTGCTGCCGAAATAG
- a CDS encoding MBL fold metallo-hydrolase, whose protein sequence is MSSTYHVRRIVSAPFAENTFVARFEGRDDCLIVDPGLEPEQIVAYVEREQLTPAMILNTHGHADHIAGNAEMKRLWPECPLVIGRGDAPKLASAALNLSLGFGMPITSPPADRLLDEGDIVSAAGFEFKVAEIPGHSIGHIVFIARGASPPFVFGGDVLFAGSTGRWDFPDGNREQLFHGIRTRLFTLPDETVVYPGHGQRTTTGAEKSTNPVLNGAYD, encoded by the coding sequence ATGAGCTCGACCTACCACGTACGCCGGATCGTCTCCGCTCCCTTTGCGGAAAACACCTTCGTCGCCCGCTTCGAGGGGCGCGACGATTGCCTGATCGTCGACCCTGGCCTGGAGCCGGAACAGATCGTGGCCTACGTCGAACGGGAACAACTCACGCCAGCGATGATTCTCAACACGCACGGCCACGCCGATCACATCGCCGGAAACGCCGAAATGAAACGCCTGTGGCCCGAATGCCCGTTGGTGATCGGCCGCGGCGACGCGCCGAAACTGGCGAGCGCCGCACTGAATCTGTCGCTTGGCTTCGGCATGCCGATCACCAGTCCGCCCGCCGATCGCCTGCTGGACGAAGGCGACATCGTCAGCGCCGCGGGCTTCGAGTTCAAGGTCGCGGAGATTCCCGGCCATTCCATCGGCCACATCGTCTTCATCGCCCGCGGCGCGTCGCCGCCGTTCGTCTTCGGCGGCGACGTTTTGTTTGCCGGCAGCACCGGTCGCTGGGATTTTCCCGACGGCAACCGGGAGCAGCTCTTTCACGGCATCCGCACGAGGCTGTTCACGCTGCCGGACGAGACCGTCGTCTACCCCGGTCACGGGCAACGCACCACCACAGGCGCGGAAAAAAGCACCAATCCGGTCCTCAACGGCGCCTACGATTAG
- a CDS encoding DUF1559 domain-containing protein, with product MFRHRRGFTLVELLVVIAIIGILIALLLPALQIAREAARRAQCTNNTKQIGLALHSYHSAFNLFPFGKGASYPGAPVYARWSMHALILPQLEQTAVQRAINFKMPPETPGMGGAVAFMPAFQNPNRENAEICRTQIPTFLCPSDLAIAGDWPGQNNYAGNQGGWLCDRGHKPGASSDVSPGEVQTGVLFYLSHVRMGDLKDGASNTALLSEKLRGQGVPDPRSDMFVMSHQSTLDATYSTCTNMDVTTATPLTSKWGWSWVMGENCCTLYNHVTTPNKNTCGGTGFPGSMTNMAMQVPPSSRHPGGVNVLMADGSAHFVNDTIDLVAWRGLGTRNGKEPVQLQ from the coding sequence ATGTTTCGACATCGTCGTGGGTTCACGCTCGTCGAATTGTTGGTCGTGATTGCGATCATCGGCATCTTGATCGCGTTGCTGTTGCCGGCGCTGCAGATCGCCCGGGAAGCGGCGCGCCGTGCGCAATGCACGAACAACACCAAACAGATTGGGTTAGCGCTTCACAGCTACCACTCGGCCTTCAATCTCTTTCCGTTCGGCAAGGGAGCAAGTTACCCCGGCGCTCCGGTATACGCCCGCTGGTCGATGCATGCATTGATCTTGCCGCAATTGGAGCAGACGGCGGTACAACGTGCGATCAATTTCAAGATGCCACCCGAAACGCCTGGTATGGGTGGCGCCGTTGCGTTCATGCCGGCCTTTCAGAATCCTAATCGTGAGAATGCGGAGATTTGCCGTACGCAGATTCCCACATTTCTGTGTCCTTCCGATCTCGCAATCGCTGGCGATTGGCCTGGGCAAAACAACTATGCCGGAAACCAAGGCGGCTGGCTTTGTGATCGCGGTCACAAGCCGGGAGCTTCGAGCGACGTCTCGCCGGGCGAAGTGCAGACAGGCGTCCTCTTCTATCTCAGCCATGTGCGCATGGGAGACCTAAAGGACGGCGCCAGCAACACCGCTCTGCTCAGCGAAAAGCTTCGCGGGCAAGGAGTGCCTGACCCGCGCAGCGATATGTTCGTCATGTCCCACCAATCCACGCTCGATGCGACGTACAGCACTTGCACTAATATGGACGTCACCACCGCCACGCCGCTGACCAGCAAATGGGGCTGGAGTTGGGTGATGGGAGAGAACTGCTGCACGCTTTACAACCACGTGACCACGCCGAACAAGAACACCTGCGGCGGGACGGGCTTCCCCGGCTCGATGACCAATATGGCCATGCAGGTGCCGCCGTCGAGCCGCCATCCCGGTGGCGTCAACGTGTTGATGGCCGATGGCTCCGCACATTTCGTGAACGATACGATTGACCTCGTGGCATGGCGCGGCTTGGGAACGCGGAACGGCAAGGAGCCAGTGCAATTGCAATGA
- a CDS encoding heavy metal-binding domain-containing protein, translating to MSVPDAAADVAPRPGRFGRVTWLLRVLEVRFRFIILLAALLLVFGGWSSLQSRFDWFLRKLRNVAETEAVVSSDTEYFCPMDPGVLSDWPEKCPICQMSLVRRKKGDAAILPSGVTARMQLTPERVQLAGVLTMPVEYRPLNRELAVGGVISPIGADSPGTWDFEAAIARADIPLAVHADAGQLSLHVDGLSDASASVSKLKLVQTDGHAAPRVRVELSDPDGTLSSGQYVAVTLRVPAAAFEPFRALSISPPAMRDGEMRSVYYCPNHGDTLHEAPGKCPLDQQALLERTLHDNERLGWWCPMHPRVTADEPGHLCAECNGMRLVPRVKSYAPAGTVLAIPESAVVDFGRERVVYVERMPGMYDRVRVELGPSSDGQFPVLSGLASGDRVVAAGAFLLDAETRLNPALANSYFGAGPNVGVTAKVPTATDNKSDEAQSQRIAAALKQLSPQDRAAAERQGTCPVTGLPLGSMGAPIKVTSSGRQVFVCCAGCIDQLESSEQPAKSE from the coding sequence ATGAGCGTCCCGGATGCGGCCGCGGACGTAGCGCCCAGGCCAGGCCGGTTTGGTCGAGTCACTTGGCTATTGCGCGTCCTCGAAGTGCGCTTTCGATTCATCATCTTGCTGGCAGCGCTGCTGCTCGTGTTTGGCGGATGGAGCAGTCTGCAATCGCGGTTTGATTGGTTCCTGCGAAAGTTGCGAAATGTCGCCGAGACGGAGGCCGTCGTCTCCAGCGACACCGAGTATTTTTGTCCGATGGACCCCGGCGTGTTATCCGACTGGCCGGAAAAGTGTCCCATCTGTCAAATGTCGCTCGTCCGGCGAAAGAAAGGAGACGCGGCCATACTGCCTAGCGGCGTGACCGCGCGGATGCAGCTCACGCCCGAGCGCGTCCAACTCGCCGGCGTACTGACGATGCCGGTGGAATATCGCCCGCTTAATCGCGAACTGGCCGTCGGCGGTGTGATTTCACCAATTGGGGCGGACTCGCCAGGGACATGGGACTTCGAGGCTGCCATCGCGCGTGCCGATATCCCGCTCGCCGTCCATGCCGACGCCGGGCAGCTCTCGTTGCATGTCGATGGTTTGTCAGACGCCAGCGCCAGCGTCTCGAAACTGAAACTCGTTCAAACCGACGGCCATGCTGCTCCGCGCGTCCGAGTAGAACTTAGCGATCCGGATGGTACTTTGAGCTCCGGACAATATGTCGCCGTTACCCTGCGCGTTCCCGCCGCCGCATTCGAGCCATTTCGCGCACTGTCGATATCGCCGCCAGCCATGCGCGACGGAGAAATGCGTTCCGTGTACTACTGTCCGAATCATGGGGATACGCTGCACGAAGCGCCAGGGAAATGCCCGCTCGATCAGCAAGCGTTGCTTGAGCGCACGCTCCACGACAACGAACGCCTCGGCTGGTGGTGCCCGATGCATCCGCGTGTCACCGCCGACGAACCAGGTCATCTATGCGCTGAATGCAACGGCATGCGACTCGTGCCGCGCGTGAAGAGTTACGCGCCGGCCGGAACTGTGTTGGCCATACCCGAAAGCGCCGTCGTCGATTTTGGTCGTGAACGGGTCGTGTACGTTGAGCGCATGCCCGGCATGTACGATCGCGTACGCGTCGAGCTAGGTCCCAGCAGCGACGGCCAGTTTCCTGTGCTGAGCGGCCTTGCGTCGGGCGATCGCGTCGTCGCAGCGGGCGCATTTCTACTGGACGCCGAAACACGATTGAACCCGGCGCTCGCGAACAGTTACTTCGGCGCCGGACCCAATGTAGGCGTCACGGCCAAGGTGCCGACGGCCACCGACAACAAGTCGGACGAAGCTCAATCGCAGCGCATTGCCGCCGCACTGAAACAATTGAGTCCGCAAGATCGCGCCGCGGCGGAGCGCCAAGGCACGTGTCCGGTCACCGGTCTGCCGCTCGGCTCGATGGGCGCGCCCATCAAGGTTACCAGCAGCGGCCGACAAGTCTTCGTTTGCTGTGCCGGATGCATCGATCAACTCGAATCGTCGGAGCAGCCCGCCAAGTCGGAATAA